One window of the Sciurus carolinensis chromosome 8, mSciCar1.2, whole genome shotgun sequence genome contains the following:
- the Zc3hav1l gene encoding zinc finger CCCH-type antiviral protein 1-like: MPPLPESLPSGHAGPGLLSPPTAGCPRPSSPRRDPGMLLEIVDVTGRSLAASGFAGRTGTRPPAMADLTVCSFLTKVLCANGGRMFLQDLRGHVELSEAKLRDVLQRAGPERFLLQEVEMKEGLWDAEAEAAAGAGGAGGGGGGGGAWAWRVVAVSSARLCARYQRGECQACDQLHFCRRHMLGKCPHRDCWSTCTLSHDIHTPVNIQVLKNHGIFGLNEAQLRILLLQNDPCLLPEVCLLYNKGGDPFYGYCNLKDKCTKFHVCKAFVRGECKLQTCKRSHQLIHATTLKLLQEQGLSIPSVVNFQIIAAYKHMKLHKMLENKDNSATSPEGSRGLEKQGTQEARAAENRPLVPVPAQSARKPCPDICV; this comes from the exons ATGCCACCCCTGCCTGAATCCCTGCCCAGTGGGCACGCAGGCCCCGGCCTCCTTTCACCGCCCACCGCGGGCTGCCCTCGCCCTTCCTCCCCCAGGCGGGACCCTGGAATGTTGCTGGAAATCGTGGACGTGACTGGGAGGAGTCTGGCCGCCTCGGGTTTCGCGGGGCGCACAGGGACGCGGCCGCCGGCCATGGCGGACCTCACGGTGTGCTCCTTCCTCACCAAGGTGCTGTGCGCCAACGGCGGCCGCATGTTCCTGCAGGACCTGCGCGGCCACGTGGAGTTGTCGGAGGCGAAGCTCCGGGACGTGCTGCAGCGGGCCGGGCCCGAGCGCTTCCTGCTGCAGGAGGTGGAGATGAAGGAGGGCCTCTGGGACGCAGAGGCCGAGGCGGCGGCGGGCGCgggcggcgcgggcggcggcggcggcggcggcggcgcctgGGCCTGGAGGGTGGTGGCCGTGTCCTCCGCGCGCCTCTGCGCTCGCTACCAGCGCGGGGAGTGCCAGGCCTGCGACCAGCTGCACTTCTGTCGAcggcacatgctgggcaagtgccccCACCGCGACTGCTG GTCTACCTGTACCCTTTCCCATGATATCCACACACCTGTCAACATCCAAGTCCTGAAAAATCATGGGATTTTTGGCCTCAATGAAGCCCAGCTTCGGATCCTGCTTTTGCAGAATGACCCTTGCCTTTTGCCAGAG GTCTGTTTGCTGTATAACAAAGGTGGGGATCCCTTCTATGGTTACTGCAACCTCAAAGACAAATGCACCAAGTTTCACGTGTGCAAAGCCTTTGTCAGGGGAGAGTGCAAGCTTCAGACCTGCAAACGGTCCCATCAGCTCATTCACGCTACCACGCTGAAGTTGCTACAGGAGCAAGGATTGAGTATTCCAAGTGTCGTTAATTTTCAGATCATCGCTGCCTACAAGCATATGAAGCTGCACAAGATGCTTGAAAATAAAG atAACTCAGCTACTTCTCCAGAGGGTTCACGGGGCCTTGAAAAACAGGGAACACAGGAGGCCAGGGCTGCAGAAAACAGGCCTCTGGTCCCTGTCCCTGCTCAGTCGGCCAGGAAGCCCTGCCCAG atatatgtgtgtga